The sequence below is a genomic window from Uranotaenia lowii strain MFRU-FL chromosome 2, ASM2978415v1, whole genome shotgun sequence.
aataataaaatataatataaataaaataaaaattcaaaatataaatgtaataataatatataatataaatataataacaatataatgaaatattaaaaatatataatatattttgattttatgtaATACAATGCAATGAAACATAGTAACAATGAGTACATTGAAACATAGTTAATAAATCACATAATCCTTAAGCTTctgaaaaagtaaattaatttcaggtgataCTCATAATTATTTCATTGGATTGATACGAATGctgattatcataaaaaaataaatttgaaattctgaaaGTCATCTATTGGAATCTactaaatttaaagttaaaatcaacaaatttctgtgattaaaaataaattatttacatGGCGAGAATTGACATCTGAtattaacaaaaacaaatagcTACTTTTAACATGAATTAATCCATCATTAAACTTGGCTTTGATGGCTTTGTTGATTAGATTTAATATTCCActatattattttgatattaacTCTAATACTGAGAACaacattatgattttttttaaatacctgcAAGAATGTTTATAAGAATGTAAACAATAAATAAGTACATATAAACCTgttaaaatatataattttataattatagatgtatcgaatattcggtcggtcGTGAATCTCCTAAAATCGCCACCAACATACGGAATTGCCGTCGAGAAACTGTTATGTGATagtaaaagaaatgaaaaattttgaactgcTTCAAGAGCTAAACATTGACGCTATTACCCTCTTATTATATATTTATTACAatgcaaatttttaagacataatTACAATGGATTATTTCATAAATCTACAATTCCAATCAAATCTGGGATCTCATGCTGAAAGCTGAAATAAAAGTAGGAAATCTGTTATGGTGGATATCActtgacctgaaactttcataAGTAGAAATTCacctttgaattaaaaattgttagttaAATTTAAAAGCTATGTTATCATCAAGATAATGctatgttttgtaaaaataagaaaaaaaaatcacgaagatAACGGTTATGATGTAGAATGCTGAGATGAAATCCTGTAAAGAAGTTATTCTTGAatgttacatttttaaaatacgaaatgaATATAGATGTATGATGTTAACttctcaaaaatattaaaagatttgaaaatcgaGTATATAACTCATAGCTATGGTAATAAAACAACTTTAAACattattgaaataataatttcttATATCAGCAACAAAAGTATGAGGTTATTAAGTTATGCAATGAAATGAGTGTTTTAGTTTTAACTAGTTGTTGGTcatagtaattaaaaaaaaattattgatgttatgataaaaaattcacaattaaatttacaaatgagCACCATATACCCAAAAAGCAATAAtatatcaaaaaattcattatGATACAAATGATGATGTAAATAACGAatgtaataaaacaaaaacaacaaaaaagttattaatcaGTTTAAAGcatgttaaaaataacaaaaaataaaaaaaatcaccaaaaaattgatgtaaaacaGCATTATTACTAAGAACAATGGATTACTTTAAGaaataagtgagaaaaaatttaatgatagatatcattcgattttggcaaaccaaagttttcgagcGTGTTGCCAACAATGAATGAGGCCTGTAATATTTTCTGCATgtaataaatctaaaaaaaaataatgaagtaaAAATTTGGGGTTgtaaacaaaatgttaaaataatattgcatgatttttgtcattccaCCACCTCACCTGGAATAATACATTAATAcaatgaaacaaatatttttatggttttttatgCAATCAATGTAAAGTAATAAAGCAAATAATCAAACTATAAATTAAATGTGGGGGTCAATATTATGTTCATTTGAATGAACTGCAAATGATGAACTGAAAAAGTCTGGCCGTATGATGATGTTTTGACAACATGAAGTTATAGAATGAGAGaatgaaaattagatttttaactttcttaTTGAGGCATTATCACTGAAAGCTAGTAGACTGTaacgaaaagtttaatttaattcatttcatttcattttaaaatcattcaatatATTTGGTTTTAACTATTCGCCAACTCTATGACTTTATAGCCAATATTAACCTGTGGAAAAAATAATGGTTGAATTCCATAAAGCTGCAAAAtaattgacgaaaaaaaaaattttaagaagatttttcacaaaactACGAACAATTCcaatatgaaatattcagaaaaaatacaTATCTGAAGTGTTACTTGAGGAAGAGCTGAAAATAAACGCTACTATTTTATATGAATTGCGTCCGCATCATCGATGGTATTTATATGATTGCAAGATAGTAATGTTTActgtttattaaattaaattacatgATTATATTTGATTAGTGTTGAATTTgtagattttgttttttcctgATAACTGAAAAACACCCAGTAGTTTTGATCATCTCCGGTACTTATCGAATATCATTGTTTAGTTACATATATATAATAAGCCCAATAAAAGATGGACGTGTATTTGGTCCATGGTTTAATTCATTTGGAATGTTTATGGTTAAAGTTGATTATTATGGATGAAAATGGAAGAACAACGATTCTAATGTAAATATAATTGTGATGGGAAAAGTTGAAACTCAATTATTATGAATGTTCCTACAtatgatttcttaaaaactaattttactgaaaaatcaaatataaaattaaaaaaattatttcacttgATCTTACTGTTCCTatgaatgtttaaaataatgatGCTAACTTGTGGCTatgttcaaaataaaagattattttttgtgttattcGCGATTTTATGGATAAATGACTGAAAgcaaagtaatgaaaattaaacataatTGATATTGAGCTGGTAAACAGTTGGAATGTAATGGTTAatgcaaaataataataaaaataataataaacatcATGCTTTTTCAAGACTTGCCTGACactcaatttgttgaattttcagaaGATAATCATCCAAATGTTCATCTTCATACATAGTGCATCAGTAAAGTTCTTAAGTTGTTGGAAGCATCCTAGAATCGCTTCTCTGCTCTCTGGTCGCTGTGGAAAAATCCTTGTTTTATGAGATGATTCAAGTTCGAATAAAGGTAACGAGTGACAGATTTAACTCGTGAATTCACTATAAAACTTCCTGGTTTGCTCCCTGGTCCTTTCCCATCGATTGCCTTGTCTGCGTCCAACTTGTCCTTGTAATTATCATTAGACCGAATCGTAAACACAATTTTCTTCCTTTTGACCAAAATATAAACATTCTTCATCGACcaaaatatcatcaattttgtaataaccgtgttttataaaaaaattaataaaaaaagatctgaaaataagctaatGCCTAAACTACATATTTAGAGGAAACTGTCTATGGCAGGAAACATTAGTATTTCAACACATAgcataaaaaagatatttttttttttttgttcttttttctcagggattttaaaccaggtaggtttattcatcccgaagTGGAGCGTTTCATGGGTTTTTAGTAGATAGTTTTGTATTTCTCCCTGGTGTTATCTTTTCTGTTTCTTGGTCCTTGGGTTTTTCCATTAGCTTGGATTTATAGTTGGTGTAGAAGATTCGATTTCTTGAGGAAGCTGATCAACTTTTTCTCTTCGTCGGGGCAGGGGGCGAGGATTTGGCGGAGTGATGTTGAGAGGGAACATGAGGATCTGTGGGTGTGGTATAAGGAACAGTTGGTGAGGATATGCTTGATCGTGATCTGCACGTTGCATGATGGGCATGTGGGTGGATCATCTCTGGTTATTAGATGCAGATGTGTGAGTCGGGTATGCCCAATCCTGAGTCTTGTTAGAGCTCTCCTTTCTGTTGGGCAGGGTCGGTCATTCCATATTTCTGTGGAGTTTTTAACTTCCCGAAGTTTGGCTTGGATGTTGTCGGACCATTGGATGGCCCAAGCTTtcagtattttgttttttatgtagAGCATTGCATCGGATTGGGGTATACAGTTGATTGAGGACGGAAGATGAGTGCCTGCGGCGGCCAGTCGATCAGCTGCTTCGTTGCCTGGTATGCCCGAGTGCCCGGGTATCCAGCAGAGTGTAATGTTTCGAAGGGGGGCTTTTTTGGAAAGGGTGTAGATCCAAGGGTGTTTGATGTTGCCGGCGGCAATGGCTGTCAGGACGCTTGCGGAGTCGGAAAAGATGACGGAGTTAGACTCCGATCTTTCAATGGCTTCGAGCAGGGCAAAAGCTTCAGCACTGAATACGGAACATGTATCAGGGAGACCGTGGCTCCTACTGGAGACTCCGTCATAAATACCGCATCCCACCTTTCCACAGTTACTTTTGGACCCGTCGGTATATACTTGGGGTTGGCCGTTGTATTTGGCTTCGACCAGATGATTAAAGTGGGGAAGAACGGTTGTTCGGGGGTCTCCTgctcgaatgttttttttgaggGACATGTCAACTTTGGGTGGTGTATCGTTCCAATTTCTGATCTTGGGCCCCAACCTGGGACAGATAGTAGGAAGACTATCGCCGGTTGTTTGGAGCAGGAAGCTGTTTGTTCTTTCAACCATTGGGGAGTCGTTGTTGTGTCTGTTCGCCATTGAACGAATGGCTTTGGAGGATAGATGTTTAGCCACGAGGAATCGGAATGGAAT
It includes:
- the LOC129742761 gene encoding uncharacterized protein LOC129742761; protein product: MLNKTIPLAHSTRLLGIWLDDRLNFKCHLNHVRKNATNNINILRILTNKTSFAHRESLFRFLHGWIIPSILYGIGFVSKASEVMLTKLEPLYNSCVRLISSAFRTSPIPSLMAESGQIPFRFLVAKHLSSKAIRSMANRHNNDSPMVERTNSFLLQTTGDSLPTICPRLGPKIRNWNDTPPKVDMSLKKNIRAGDPRTTVLPHFNHLVEAKYNGQPQVYTDGSKSNCGKVGCGIYDGVSSRSHGLPDTCSVFSAEAFALLEAIERSESNSVIFSDSASVLTAIAAGNIKHPWIYTLSKKAPLRNITLCWIPGHSGIPGNEAADRLAAAGTHLPSSINCIPQSDAMLYIKNKILKAWAIQWSDNIQAKLREVKNSTEIWNDRPCPTERRALTRLRIGHTRLTHLHLITRDDPPTCPSCNVQITIKHILTNCSLYHTHRSSCSLSTSLRQILAPCPDEEKKLISFLKKSNLLHQL